The following are encoded together in the Bradyrhizobium sp. CCGUVB1N3 genome:
- a CDS encoding GTP-binding protein gives MSLFETDKSAARLPVSLITGFLGSGKTTLLNHLLRDDAMKDSAVIINEYGEVSLDHLLVERVDGEVAVLASGCICCTVRSDLEETLRGLLVRRDRGEVPPFRRILIETTGLADPAPIVQLLLNNPLVSHFLRLDAVVTTVDAVNAAHQLDRQYEAVKQVALADRLLITKGDLASDSAALEARLRRLNPGAGIERVAHGRIDSSRLFGAGLIDPEKKTVDVARWLNERAFVRSREAEHAHAGQANDHNHHHHDASIASFMLAFDEPLDWMAVSNWLAHLRSGRGEDLLRVKGILNLRGEPMPVAVHGVHHVFHPPVALSRWPDADRRSRIVFITRNIAREEVLALWHAVRAAA, from the coding sequence ATGAGCCTGTTCGAGACCGACAAATCCGCCGCGCGGCTTCCGGTGTCGTTGATCACCGGCTTTCTCGGCAGCGGGAAAACCACGCTGCTCAATCATTTGCTGCGCGACGACGCAATGAAGGACAGCGCGGTCATCATCAACGAATACGGTGAAGTCAGTCTCGATCATCTCCTCGTCGAGCGCGTCGATGGCGAGGTGGCCGTGCTTGCGAGCGGTTGCATCTGCTGTACCGTCCGCAGCGATCTCGAGGAGACGTTGCGCGGGCTCCTGGTGCGGCGCGACCGTGGCGAGGTGCCGCCGTTCCGTCGCATCCTCATCGAGACCACGGGACTCGCCGATCCAGCGCCGATCGTGCAGCTCCTGCTGAACAATCCGTTGGTCTCGCATTTCCTGCGGCTCGATGCCGTCGTGACCACGGTGGATGCCGTCAACGCCGCGCATCAGCTCGACCGCCAGTACGAGGCGGTGAAGCAGGTCGCGCTCGCCGACCGGCTGCTGATCACCAAGGGTGACCTAGCTAGCGACAGCGCCGCGCTGGAAGCGCGTCTGCGCCGGCTCAATCCCGGTGCCGGAATCGAACGCGTGGCGCATGGCCGGATCGATTCATCTCGGCTGTTTGGCGCTGGCCTCATCGATCCCGAGAAGAAGACCGTCGACGTCGCGCGCTGGCTCAACGAGCGGGCGTTCGTGAGGTCCCGCGAGGCAGAGCACGCGCACGCCGGCCAGGCAAACGATCACAACCATCACCATCACGACGCGTCGATCGCCAGCTTCATGCTTGCCTTCGACGAACCGCTCGACTGGATGGCGGTCTCGAACTGGCTCGCGCATCTGCGCTCCGGGCGAGGCGAGGACCTCCTGCGCGTCAAGGGGATACTCAACCTCCGCGGCGAGCCGATGCCGGTCGCGGTCCACGGTGTGCACCACGTTTTCCATCCGCCGGTGGCGCTCTCAAGATGGCCCGACGCCGACCGCCGCTCGCGCATCGTGTTCATCACCCGCAACATCGCGCGCGAAGAAGTGCTGGCGCTCTGGCATGCCGTTCGCGCGGCAGCGTGA
- a CDS encoding cyclase family protein: MPNEIKGEEQQGGMTTTDRRTLLRTAGLAGAAGAALAGTMHGKFSLAPVSEAQAQTPTSMPKGTDKPWWPSKWGEEDEAGASNHITPEKVLDAAKWIKDGKIYKIGRVYEGGMPLFGPRVFTLRIPGGPTGGPFGDNKLVYHDEFLTTEIGQTGTQFDGLGHIGIQLGKDGDKSEMRFYNGHTAAEISDAYGLKKLGVEKLKPLFTRAHLIDMVALKGGMMDAGQEITSADIKAALAKQNMSEGDIKPGDAIMFHTGWGSLWMKNNDRFNSGEPGIGLDAARWVIEKDLALTAADTWAVEVVPNPDKSLAFVVHAELQTKHGIHNHENLIFDELIADKKYQFVYCFTPAPIKGATGSNGCPIAIT; the protein is encoded by the coding sequence ATGCCTAATGAAATCAAGGGCGAAGAACAGCAAGGCGGAATGACGACGACCGATCGTCGGACCTTGCTCCGCACGGCAGGCCTCGCCGGCGCTGCAGGGGCGGCGCTCGCGGGCACGATGCATGGCAAATTCTCACTCGCACCGGTCAGCGAAGCCCAGGCGCAGACTCCCACCTCCATGCCCAAGGGAACAGACAAGCCATGGTGGCCCTCGAAATGGGGCGAGGAAGACGAGGCCGGCGCCTCCAACCACATCACCCCGGAAAAAGTCCTCGATGCGGCGAAATGGATCAAGGACGGCAAGATCTACAAGATCGGCCGCGTCTACGAAGGCGGCATGCCGCTGTTCGGTCCGCGCGTATTCACGCTGCGTATTCCGGGCGGGCCGACCGGCGGTCCGTTCGGCGACAACAAGCTCGTCTATCACGACGAGTTTCTGACCACCGAGATCGGCCAGACCGGCACGCAGTTCGACGGTCTCGGCCACATCGGCATTCAACTCGGCAAGGACGGCGACAAGAGCGAGATGCGGTTTTACAACGGTCACACCGCCGCGGAGATCAGCGACGCCTATGGCCTGAAGAAGCTCGGTGTCGAGAAACTCAAGCCGCTGTTCACCCGCGCCCATCTGATCGACATGGTCGCGCTGAAGGGCGGGATGATGGACGCGGGCCAGGAGATCACGTCGGCTGACATCAAGGCGGCGCTGGCCAAGCAGAACATGTCGGAGGGCGATATCAAGCCGGGCGACGCGATCATGTTCCACACCGGCTGGGGCTCGCTCTGGATGAAGAACAATGATCGCTTCAATAGCGGCGAACCGGGCATCGGGCTGGACGCTGCGCGATGGGTGATCGAAAAGGATCTCGCGCTCACTGCGGCCGACACCTGGGCGGTCGAAGTGGTGCCCAATCCCGACAAGTCGCTCGCCTTCGTGGTGCATGCCGAGCTGCAAACCAAGCACGGCATCCACAACCACGAGAACCTGATCTTCGACGAGCTGATCGCCGACAAGAAGTATCAGTTCGTCTATTGCTTCACCCCCGCCCCCATCAAGGGCGCCACGGGAAGCAACGGCTGCCCGATCGCGATCACGTGA